GCCGTCTTAAGgcaaccgcctccgtaaatcgatttatgGAGGTAGGCACACTATAAGGCCCGCCTTCGAAAATGCTGGCCCAGTCCTGAGCCCAGGCAAAGCCCAGTCCTCCAAAAATACTTAGTGTTTCAGTCTGAGCTCCCTCCGTTCCTCAGCCGCACGAGCCGTGcgccctctctcctcctctcGCTCTCAGCGCGTGGCGCCCTCTCCTCCCTCACTCCCTCCGGcgctctcctccctccctccggccctctcctccctccctccctccagcgctctcctccctccctcttgCGCGCCCTCTCCTCCCTCCTTCACGGCGTCGTCCTCCCTCCGTAGCCCCGTCCTCTCTCCTCCCTTCGATGCGGATCATGGCGGAGCGGCAGCGCTCGGCAGCGCAGATCCATGCCGAGGCTGGGTGGATCCATGGCGGGGCGCGCGCGGATCTAGGCGGGGCCCGGGCGGATCCTCGGTGTGGTGGCCCACCTGTGGCGGCATCGCGCGGGACGACGCGGCCTCCCTCTCGCGGGTGCGGGCGGCGGCGTACCCCGGCGGCGAATCCTCCCTCTCCCTCGAGCTCTGCGGCGGATCTGGCCGAGGAGCACCTCCTACGGCGCGGATCTGGCCGAGGAGCACCTCCGGCGCGCGGCGGATCCTTCCTCTACCTCGAGCTCGACGACGGATCTGGCTGAGGAGCACCCCCAGTGGCGGCGGATCTGGCCGAGGAGCACCTCCAGCGGCTTCTCTAGGCGGATCTACGACCGTGGTGGTCAGATCCGCGGGCGAGGTGGCCGCTCCTGGCCGTGTGCAGGGGCAGCAGCGCGGATCCGACGGCGCGAGGCCCATATCCAGGCCTGTTAGGGCTGGGCATCTagctttttctcttttctttgttTTTTAATTGATTATCCGAGGCGGGCATTTGGACTGTCTCCGTAAAGtcacgattaaccgtgacctttgattggagACGGTTACGATGTCCGTCTCCATTAACCCTTTTTGTCTGTCTCCATTaagatttttgtagtagtgttggAGTCGAGCGCGACCTCTACTAGGCTGTTCAGCAGCTTGGTGGCCTTCACCAGGAGGCTCGATCTGCTTCGGTGACCACGGGCTGTCCTAGTCAAACCCGGCTGTCCTAGTCAAACCCGGCGTCTTCCTCGTTGTCGTCATCGAGGTTGAGGAACACCGAGAAGATGTGCGCAACCACGTCCGTGTCATACAGCACGTGCTGCTGCCTGATCGGCGTGGCCGCGCCTGCGCTGGAGGCGACGAGTATGTCCTCTAGGATGGCCTGGTCCAGCTACATGCCGATCCGCTTCTCCATGTCGGCCCTGAAGAAGTGTAGATGCTGGATGCGGACACCACCATCGCCGTCTTGAGGAGCCCCGAGAGGAAGGCCATCGGAGCGGGGCTATTCTTGGATTGCGCCGGGAGAGCAGACCCACGAGGGCGCGCTGCTTCTTGACGGTGCCGGCGTCTGCGTCCGCCGAGCTATAAAAAAAACCCAAGCTGATGCCCTCCTCGATATCTCCCTGTTCGCTGCCACCACGCGCAATCTTCTTCCTTTTGTCCATCTCCTCTCTCCCGATCTCAGGTGAGGGCCGTGAGGTTGCCTAGGTCAAGGCCGCAGCTGCCGTGGCCAGTTGCGCTCCGTTCGTGCCGGGTGTCAAGGAGCGACCACCACTGCGGTGCTCTTGCTGAACCAAAGACGACGAACCCTGGAGCTGTGCGCCCTGGTCGACCGCCGTCCATCATCACCATGCCGAGGGCGCTTCGCCGAGCGGCGGCGGGAACAAAGCCACATCGCACGTCGCACGGGAACCCGCGGTGTTCAGCTCTCCCTCTCCTCCGTCCCTCGGCATCGCCTGCTCGATCCGGACGTCGCGGCCCTGCCCCTTCTTTGCTCGCTTCCTCGCCACAACGTCAGCCTCATCGATCTACAACACGTCATGGTAAATTAATGATCCAGCCAAAACAAATACTCCTTTCGTcttaaaataaatcaaatgctAGAGTTATCTAAAATCAAGTTGTCTTAAATTTTACTGGATTTATTCAAAACAGATCAGCTACTAGAGTTCCCTAAAGTCAATCTATCTTAAATTTAGCTGGATTTATGGAAAATAATaccaatatttatgacaccaaaatAATGTCATTTAAATGAATTAGTCTACTTAATTGGAGTGTACTCTtctctataaagttagtcaactTTAAAATAGTTTGATCCAATGGAACTCTatgagttgatttatttcatgacAACAATTATAGGATGTAAATGTTACTATCACAGTGTGCCCCTTGTTCCCATGCCATTTGGCATTATCAAGAGAGTTGTGCTGGAGCCTGCGAAAATCAGGGACTATGCTGGTTTGAAGGCCCAACATCACCAAACTTGTTGAAAAGGGCTCATCCAGCCGGCCGCGAAGACGCAAGGCCACCTCCTAGATCGCACCGCTGCATCGGTATTTGTTGTTTCCTTTTATGTAATAGCGAAATAAGATGTCTCTGGCTAGGATGGTCCAGCTACGGCCACTACAGGAACTGCTGGATTCCCCGAGTGCcgattgcactcggggaaggcccagttgcactcggggaagccttccccgagtgcaacactcaggGAAGAGCCTCCGGCTAATCCTCTCACGGGAAAGTCGCCTtccccgagtgtcaaaaatcgtgcactcggggaaggctttgccgagtgccgtgctggcactcggggaagacttgACGCCGTTGGCCGGCGGCCGacgttgtttttttttattttcttccccgagtgcaacactcgggaaagatttttgaatttttttttaaaatactctttgccgagtgccgaagttcaggcactcggggaagaaatttgtttttttttataaaaatccctcttccccgagtgccacagcacaggcactcggggaagccacctctaaaattcttttttttttgttttttgctttacCACGTAAAcaacaaagtatatatatatatatatatatatatatatatatatatatatatatatatatatatatatcacaaaccaaaccacaaatcaacaccaatatgtcacaaaccacatttatatatcacaaacgaccaaatttgtccgaaatccacaatatattacaaaccacacattcaaaagtacacactattccaagttcacaagttcaatacaAAAAAAACGACTCCGAAGGCGGCTCACGGCGACTGTGAGGGGTGGGACGCCCCagcgtgcgatcccggcgacggtccaggtggggatggcccgacgtgcgatgccggcgacccttcgacatggttcgacgccccacccgattgatgctgcaaaaaagagaagagattgcacgtgagtgacaagataaaaatatAAGGAgtgtaaagaaaagttgaaaatttcggcagcacctcccctgcatggggaggtttccaaaacctgcaagaaaaacgtcggcacgaaggccgacaaccacatttccagcacgaaggccgacatatcaacaaatccggcacgaatgccaacacatcaacaaatccggcacgaaggccatcactaggtttgacactaagcatgagcaaagaaagtaaaacatccgtactcatactcaccggagtagactctcgacgatatagtggtggtggtggtggtgcaagcagCTCTGCTGGAATCTCCCAACCTTGTTTCTGTccaagttgttgcacgaactTGAGCAAACCATCTTGCTGGGCCTCTAAAGCTTGTACCCTCTGACGCTCGgactcccgctcggcccgctcagcctCCCTCTCAACTAGCAAACTCTTCTGCTGAGCCCGAAGttgctgcagctcggcctgcaacatttgaccccaatgtttcaataatgcagagctaaggaacgtaaaagtgaaagaacgacgaatgaaactggaatacttacctggattgaAGCCACCGCTGTCGGCCGTTGGcttatgggcacgctagagctcgtgctcgctgctcgtaGGCGGTTGAGAGGAGGAGTACAGCCCGTCTCGAGGATGCCATCGCCCATGTAaaaccacccatgcttcttgccttgcccaatcctcatcactagctcaggatcaaggcgctcctcggtcctcggatcGTAGTCCGACCCGTGGACTAACCTTGATGCCTCCGTGTACGAactgaggcgggtgtggacgctggagttggtgtacgcctctgggcccgcatccgggt
This sequence is a window from Miscanthus floridulus cultivar M001 chromosome 10, ASM1932011v1, whole genome shotgun sequence. Protein-coding genes within it:
- the LOC136485976 gene encoding uncharacterized protein, with protein sequence MGDGILETGCTPPLNRLRAASTSSSVPISQRPTAVASIQAELQQLRAQQKSLLVEREAERAERESERQRVQALEAQQDGLLKFVQQLGQKQGWEIPAELLAPPPPPLYRRESTPHQSGGASNHVEGSPASHVGPSPPGPSPGSHAGASHPSQSP